A portion of the Flavobacterium magnum genome contains these proteins:
- a CDS encoding OmpA family protein has protein sequence MKKLYIVLILVFAAHTIKAQNKDTQKADKLFAQLEYVDAVKEYLDLVNKGKADNYVYKQLADSYYNMFNTAEAAKWYAKVVTEPQDAETYYKYAQMLKANGKYEESNKQMKVFASKMPNDQRAKAFMENPDYLPKLLDRQKAFNVKSTAINSEKSDFGAVLANDNNVYFTSTRNKSRRTDGWNDEPYLDIYYVSYNAADGTFGKVEELTELNTKWHEGPVAITADGNTMYFARDSQADKNFVNDKKLKTKFGVVNIYKATKQDGKWGNLKSLPFNSKTYSTSGPSISKDGKTLYFSSDMPGSLGQSDIWKVAVNGDDTYGTPENLGKKINTEGNEQFPFIADDNVLYFSSSGRQGLGGLDVFSIDLNKTGQDGEAKNIGKPVNSEKDDFAFTFSTAKNIGFFSSNRSGTDDIFVADPVCSVEVTSVVTDAKTGRAIEGARVAILDAKKNIIETRSTTANGEVMYMVECNKEYSIQASKDGYDSAVFPIAKSKGGKVKVDAPLNPIDVIVTEKEVILQDVNFEYNMANITQQGAFELDKLVQVMKSSPDMVIFVKSHTDNRGKDAYNMDLSDRRAKATVQYVISKGIDSSRISGKGYGESEPKVDCKENCTEEQHALNRRSEFLIVKK, from the coding sequence ATGAAAAAATTATATATAGTATTGATTTTAGTTTTTGCTGCCCATACGATAAAGGCGCAAAATAAGGATACGCAGAAGGCAGACAAGCTTTTTGCCCAATTAGAGTATGTGGATGCGGTGAAGGAATATCTGGACCTTGTCAATAAGGGAAAAGCCGATAATTATGTTTACAAGCAACTTGCAGACTCTTATTATAATATGTTTAATACTGCCGAAGCCGCCAAATGGTACGCGAAGGTCGTGACTGAACCGCAGGACGCTGAAACCTATTACAAGTACGCCCAAATGCTCAAGGCAAACGGCAAGTATGAAGAATCGAATAAGCAGATGAAGGTATTTGCTTCCAAAATGCCAAATGACCAAAGGGCCAAAGCGTTCATGGAAAATCCTGATTATCTTCCAAAACTCCTGGACAGACAAAAAGCCTTTAACGTAAAATCCACTGCCATCAACTCAGAGAAATCTGATTTCGGTGCGGTATTGGCAAATGACAACAATGTGTATTTTACAAGTACCCGGAACAAGTCGAGAAGGACTGACGGCTGGAACGACGAGCCTTACCTGGACATTTACTACGTGTCTTATAATGCTGCTGACGGGACTTTCGGAAAGGTGGAAGAACTAACAGAGTTAAACACGAAATGGCACGAGGGCCCTGTTGCCATTACCGCTGACGGCAACACTATGTATTTCGCAAGGGACAGCCAGGCGGACAAGAATTTTGTAAACGATAAAAAGTTAAAGACCAAATTCGGTGTGGTCAACATCTACAAAGCTACAAAACAAGATGGCAAATGGGGCAACCTTAAATCGCTGCCGTTTAATAGTAAAACGTACTCAACGAGCGGGCCTTCAATCAGTAAAGATGGAAAGACGCTGTATTTCTCATCAGATATGCCGGGTAGCCTAGGGCAGTCAGACATTTGGAAAGTAGCAGTGAATGGCGACGATACCTATGGAACTCCGGAAAATTTAGGCAAGAAAATTAACACCGAAGGAAACGAACAATTCCCTTTTATTGCCGATGACAATGTGCTGTACTTTTCATCAAGCGGAAGACAGGGACTTGGTGGATTGGACGTGTTCTCAATAGATCTGAACAAAACCGGCCAGGATGGTGAGGCAAAAAACATCGGAAAGCCCGTGAACAGCGAAAAAGATGATTTCGCTTTCACTTTCAGCACCGCAAAAAATATCGGATTCTTCTCGAGCAACCGCAGTGGCACTGACGATATTTTTGTTGCTGATCCGGTTTGCAGCGTGGAGGTTACCTCTGTCGTTACTGATGCGAAGACCGGCCGGGCAATCGAAGGGGCGCGTGTAGCGATCCTCGATGCGAAAAAGAACATCATTGAAACCCGCAGCACAACGGCTAACGGTGAAGTAATGTATATGGTGGAATGTAATAAGGAGTATAGCATCCAGGCATCGAAAGATGGTTATGACAGTGCCGTATTCCCAATCGCAAAAAGCAAAGGCGGAAAAGTGAAAGTGGATGCACCATTGAACCCGATTGACGTAATCGTGACTGAGAAAGAAGTCATTCTGCAGGATGTGAATTTTGAATACAATATGGCCAATATCACGCAACAAGGTGCGTTCGAGCTGGACAAATTGGTTCAGGTAATGAAGAGCAGCCCAGATATGGTCATCTTCGTGAAATCACACACCGATAACCGCGGTAAAGACGCGTACAACATGGATCTCTCTGACCGCCGTGCTAAAGCGACCGTACAATATGTAATTTCCAAGGGAATCGACTCGTCAAGGATCTCAGGGAAAGGTTATGGTGAAAGCGAGCCTAAAGTCGATTGCAAGGAAAATTGCACCGAAGAGCAGCACGCGTTAAACCGTCGAAGTGAATTCCTGATTGTGAAGAAATAA
- a CDS encoding NAD(P)-dependent oxidoreductase yields the protein MREISILGCGWLGLPLGQAFLEKGYVVRGSTTSVEKIPLLQELGISPFLITVNPDGVAGDVLSFLSRSDTLIIDIPPKLRGNASENFVSKIRGLIPFIEDSKVVNVVFISSISVYGENQGLVTASTHPEPVTESGKQLLESEQLLLDNAKFSTTIVRFGGLTGNNRHPVRQLAGRQDLDNPDAPINLIDISDCIGIVLSIVEQRISDAVFNAVAPYHPTRREYYTQKAAFAGLAAPHFNEQQTESGKIISSEHLRETLNYNFLVTDRI from the coding sequence ATGCGCGAAATTAGTATTCTAGGCTGCGGATGGCTCGGCCTGCCCCTGGGCCAGGCGTTTTTAGAAAAGGGATATGTGGTACGTGGATCGACGACCTCCGTTGAAAAAATTCCGCTGTTGCAAGAACTTGGAATCAGTCCCTTTTTAATAACGGTAAACCCTGATGGCGTTGCGGGGGATGTATTATCATTCCTGAGTCGCTCCGACACTTTGATAATAGATATACCGCCGAAACTCAGAGGCAATGCTTCCGAAAATTTCGTATCCAAAATACGGGGATTGATTCCGTTTATTGAGGATAGCAAAGTTGTCAATGTGGTTTTTATAAGCTCAATTTCTGTTTATGGGGAAAATCAGGGATTGGTAACGGCATCGACCCATCCTGAGCCGGTGACTGAATCAGGGAAACAGCTGCTGGAATCCGAGCAGTTGTTACTGGACAACGCCAAGTTTTCCACTACCATTGTGCGTTTTGGCGGACTCACAGGCAACAACCGGCATCCTGTCAGGCAACTTGCCGGACGACAGGATTTGGACAATCCGGACGCGCCAATTAACCTGATCGATATTTCGGATTGCATCGGAATTGTGCTTTCGATTGTCGAACAGCGAATCAGTGATGCAGTCTTTAACGCCGTCGCACCGTATCACCCTACCAGAAGAGAATACTACACCCAAAAAGCCGCATTTGCCGGATTGGCTGCGCCACACTTTAACGAACAACAAACCGAAAGCGGAAAAATAATCAGCAGCGAGCACCTCCGCGAGACTTTGAATTACAATTTTTTAGTTACGGATAGGATATAA
- a CDS encoding M28 family peptidase produces MKKKFGSLPTVFFLAALVGFIFYSMMPQSASEKNLPLSEFSAPRALRIVSEISEKPHYTGSANHEAVAQYLVQELKNLGLDTELQEGYSLTEWGSLTKSKNIIATIKGTGTGKSLLLLSHYDSAPHTKSHGAADDASGVATILEGVRAFLYTRTPHANDIIILFTDAEELGLNGAALFVQKHPLAKKVGVVINFEARGTSGPAYMLMEVNQGNAEMLRHFSESQVDFPACNSLMYSIYKMLPNDTDLTVFRENAGIQGFNFAFIDDHFNYHTQQDDLAHLNAASLAHQGSYLLPLMKHLSNADLTSLDTTEDSVYFNVPYGFIHYPFSWNFPLFIIASLLFCGLVFVGFGKRILNGKDMVRGFLVFLIAILVAGAVAFLGWQGVIAAYPGYTDIQQGFTYNGHDYIAAFLLAGLAIALFCYRRSVPEMQMMNYAVTPIAIWILISGLVAWFLPGAGFFIIPTLAALFGFTYFIITQRTSLLLNLLLTIPALVLIVPFLVALPVGLGLKMLYGVVVLSVLLFGLMLPVLGTLAGKSRWAIVMLLAAAGFLVHAHLQSGFGPGRARPNSLLYYYDAEQQKAYWTTYDKTPDEWTKRYLGASPKKAASLNRNTLFSKYASDFSWSAEAPRKDLILPRIDFVRDTAIGNFRYFDIRIAPGRNVNRYDIFAGEKMKFYNLKANGISHLNQKGSLYRRNGKRILSYYVVDNAPLELQFAINRNDIFDMSLLESSFDLLDNPLFSIAKRPASTMPAPFVLNDAVAVSMKIKASPKRPLIVSPPPENMRSHARN; encoded by the coding sequence ATGAAAAAGAAATTCGGTTCCCTCCCCACAGTATTTTTCCTGGCGGCCCTGGTCGGCTTCATCTTTTATTCGATGATGCCGCAGTCTGCGTCGGAAAAGAACCTTCCGCTGTCCGAATTCTCCGCGCCTCGGGCTTTGAGAATTGTGTCGGAAATATCGGAAAAACCGCATTACACCGGTTCGGCAAATCACGAAGCGGTGGCACAATACCTTGTACAGGAGCTTAAGAATCTTGGGCTGGATACCGAACTGCAGGAAGGATACAGCCTTACTGAATGGGGCAGTCTCACCAAATCCAAAAACATCATCGCGACGATAAAAGGCACCGGCACGGGAAAATCGCTGTTGCTGCTTTCACATTATGACAGTGCGCCGCATACAAAATCGCATGGCGCTGCCGACGATGCCAGCGGTGTAGCCACCATCCTGGAAGGGGTCCGCGCGTTCCTGTATACCAGAACACCGCACGCGAACGACATCATCATCTTGTTTACCGATGCCGAAGAACTGGGCCTGAATGGCGCGGCGTTGTTTGTGCAAAAGCACCCGCTCGCAAAAAAGGTAGGCGTGGTCATCAATTTCGAAGCACGCGGTACCTCGGGACCCGCGTATATGTTAATGGAAGTCAACCAGGGAAATGCAGAAATGTTACGCCATTTTTCAGAATCCCAAGTGGATTTTCCTGCCTGTAATTCGCTGATGTACAGCATTTACAAGATGCTTCCTAATGACACGGACCTGACGGTTTTCAGGGAAAATGCAGGCATCCAGGGTTTTAATTTTGCGTTTATCGATGATCATTTCAATTACCACACACAGCAGGACGACCTGGCGCACCTCAATGCGGCGTCACTGGCACATCAGGGAAGTTACCTGTTGCCGTTAATGAAACATTTATCGAATGCCGATCTCACTTCGCTCGACACTACTGAGGATTCGGTGTATTTCAACGTGCCTTATGGTTTCATCCACTACCCTTTTTCATGGAATTTCCCGTTGTTCATCATCGCTTCGCTGCTTTTTTGCGGGTTGGTGTTTGTCGGGTTCGGGAAAAGAATCCTGAACGGAAAGGACATGGTGCGCGGTTTTTTGGTTTTCCTGATTGCAATACTCGTTGCCGGGGCTGTCGCTTTTTTGGGGTGGCAGGGCGTAATAGCCGCGTACCCGGGCTACACTGACATTCAACAGGGATTTACGTACAACGGGCACGATTATATTGCGGCATTCCTGCTGGCCGGGCTCGCAATTGCCCTGTTTTGCTACCGTCGCAGCGTGCCGGAGATGCAGATGATGAATTATGCCGTGACGCCTATTGCGATATGGATACTCATTAGCGGATTGGTTGCCTGGTTTTTACCGGGTGCCGGGTTCTTTATTATCCCCACACTTGCGGCCTTGTTCGGATTTACTTACTTTATCATCACGCAACGGACGTCACTATTGCTGAATCTCTTACTGACAATCCCGGCATTGGTGCTGATTGTGCCTTTTTTAGTGGCGTTGCCTGTTGGGCTCGGTTTAAAAATGTTATACGGCGTGGTGGTGCTGTCCGTCCTCCTCTTTGGCTTAATGCTGCCTGTTTTGGGGACACTCGCAGGAAAAAGCAGATGGGCTATTGTGATGCTTCTGGCTGCGGCGGGGTTTTTAGTTCATGCACACCTGCAATCCGGATTTGGGCCGGGCAGGGCAAGACCCAACAGCTTGTTATATTACTATGACGCGGAGCAGCAAAAAGCGTACTGGACGACCTACGACAAGACGCCGGATGAGTGGACCAAACGCTACTTAGGCGCAAGCCCGAAAAAGGCAGCAAGCCTAAACCGGAATACGTTGTTCAGCAAATACGCTTCGGACTTCAGCTGGTCGGCCGAGGCGCCCCGTAAGGACCTAATATTACCCCGAATTGATTTCGTCAGGGATACTGCCATCGGAAATTTCAGGTATTTCGATATCCGGATTGCTCCGGGACGGAATGTGAACCGCTACGACATCTTCGCAGGCGAGAAAATGAAATTCTACAATCTGAAAGCCAATGGCATCAGTCATCTCAACCAAAAAGGGTCGCTTTACCGGCGCAATGGAAAGAGGATTTTATCTTATTATGTTGTAGACAACGCGCCTCTGGAATTGCAATTTGCAATTAACCGGAATGATATTTTCGATATGAGCTTGCTCGAGTCATCTTTTGATTTGCTCGACAATCCGTTATTTAGTATTGCGAAACGACCCGCTTCTACGATGCCCGCGCCATTCGTCCTGAACGATGCGGTCGCCGTCAGCATGAAAATCAAGGCCTCCCCTAAAAGGCCGCTGATTGTGTCACCACCACCCGAAAATATGAGGAGCCATGCGCGAAATTAG
- a CDS encoding single-stranded DNA-binding protein has product MNALRNKVQLIGHTGADPEVKEFGEGKKRATLTLATNEVYRNDKGEKVEETQWHRVIAWGKTAELIEKYVPKGKEIAIEGKLTYRSYSDTNGEKKYVTEVVANDVLLLGK; this is encoded by the coding sequence ATGAATGCATTAAGAAACAAAGTACAATTGATCGGCCACACCGGTGCCGATCCGGAAGTTAAAGAGTTTGGTGAAGGTAAAAAAAGGGCGACGCTCACGCTCGCTACCAATGAGGTTTACCGGAACGACAAAGGGGAGAAGGTGGAAGAAACCCAGTGGCATCGAGTCATAGCCTGGGGAAAAACAGCAGAGCTGATTGAAAAATACGTTCCAAAAGGAAAGGAAATCGCTATAGAAGGCAAACTGACTTACAGGAGCTACTCAGACACCAACGGCGAGAAGAAATACGTGACCGAAGTGGTCGCCAACGACGTGCTGTTGCTGGGCAAATAG
- a CDS encoding chloramphenicol acetyltransferase, with the protein MSRYLELDSWPRKEHFEFFRRFDEPFFGVVVEVDCTQAYTISKERGYSFFQYYLHKTLCAVNAVENFRYRIDSDRVIVHETIQASATISRADGSFGFSLIEFHPAFEVFSNHASIEIERVRNTPGLFTRSFDRDDLIHFSSLPWVPFTSLSHARSFSFADSCPKISFGKMKTEALGIKTMPMSVHVHHGLMDGLHVGRFIDFFQDALNT; encoded by the coding sequence ATGAGTCGGTACCTGGAATTGGATTCGTGGCCGCGCAAGGAACATTTCGAGTTCTTTCGCCGATTTGACGAGCCTTTTTTCGGGGTCGTTGTAGAAGTAGATTGCACGCAAGCGTACACAATAAGCAAAGAACGTGGATACTCGTTTTTCCAGTATTACCTTCACAAAACACTGTGTGCGGTGAACGCAGTGGAAAATTTTCGATACAGGATTGACAGCGATCGCGTAATTGTACACGAAACCATCCAAGCCTCTGCCACCATTTCGCGTGCTGACGGTTCGTTTGGCTTTTCACTGATCGAATTTCACCCCGCCTTTGAGGTGTTTTCAAACCATGCCTCAATCGAGATTGAACGGGTCAGGAATACCCCGGGACTGTTTACCCGATCTTTCGACAGAGACGACCTGATCCACTTTTCGTCGTTGCCGTGGGTGCCATTCACGTCGTTGTCGCATGCGCGGAGTTTTTCGTTTGCTGACAGCTGCCCCAAGATTTCATTCGGCAAAATGAAAACCGAAGCGCTTGGGATCAAAACCATGCCGATGTCAGTTCATGTGCATCATGGCTTGATGGACGGGCTTCATGTTGGCCGGTTTATCGATTTTTTTCAGGATGCCCTGAACACATAA
- a CDS encoding HAD family hydrolase yields the protein MAMNIKVIAFDADDTLWVNEPYFQETEEKFCELLAPYLSRHSLSQELFKTEIANLRLYGYGIKGYILSMIEAALDISNHTISNEVVAKIIQYGKELLEKPIELLDGVEEVLEILNPRYKIVVATKGDLLDQRRKLHNSGLGKYFHHIEVMSDKQEVDYSDLVNRLDIHPSEFLMIGNSLKSDVLPVLGIGGHAIHIPFHTTWAHEKIDHQVVHDNFRDFEKIRDVLSIFDL from the coding sequence ATGGCCATGAACATCAAAGTAATCGCATTTGATGCTGACGACACCCTTTGGGTAAACGAGCCTTATTTCCAGGAGACGGAAGAGAAATTCTGTGAACTGCTCGCACCTTATTTGTCAAGACATTCACTTTCCCAGGAACTTTTTAAGACCGAGATTGCCAATTTACGTCTGTATGGTTACGGCATCAAAGGATATATCCTTTCCATGATTGAGGCTGCACTGGACATTTCCAACCATACAATCAGCAATGAGGTCGTTGCCAAAATCATCCAGTATGGAAAAGAGTTGCTTGAAAAACCGATCGAGTTGCTTGACGGCGTCGAGGAAGTACTCGAAATCCTCAATCCCAGGTACAAGATTGTGGTAGCAACCAAGGGCGATTTACTCGACCAGAGGCGCAAACTCCACAATTCGGGGCTTGGAAAATACTTCCACCACATCGAAGTGATGTCAGACAAACAGGAAGTCGACTATTCGGATCTGGTGAACCGACTTGACATTCATCCGTCCGAATTCCTGATGATTGGCAATTCGCTGAAATCAGACGTACTGCCTGTACTCGGAATCGGCGGCCACGCTATTCACATCCCATTCCACACCACCTGGGCCCATGAGAAAATCGATCACCAGGTAGTACACGACAATTTCAGGGATTTCGAGAAAATCAGGGACGTACTTTCGATTTTTGATTTATGA
- the metG gene encoding methionine--tRNA ligase has protein sequence MLQNQIPGQGKMGGAKRYTVTAALPYTNGPIHIGHLAGVYVPSDIYSRYLRLQGRDVAFICGSDEHGVAISMKAKKEGITPQQVIDKYDGLIRKSFADFGISFDNYSRTSSKIHHETASAFFRKLYDNGQFIEEVTEQLYDAKAEQFLADRFVTGTCPRCGNEEAYGDQCERCGSTLNATDLINPKSTITGETPILKETKHWFLPLDQYDAFLKEWILKDHAKDWKTNVLGQVKSWLDDGLKPRAVTRDLDWGIPVPVEGAEGKVLYVWFDAPIGYISSTKEWAAREGKDWEPYWKSSDTKLVHFIGKDNIVFHCVIFPAMLRAEGSFILPDNVPANEFLNLEGNKLSTSKNWAVWLHEYLEDFPGKQDVLRYALTSNAPETKDNDFTWKDFQARNNNELVAILGNFINRVVVLSHKYYDGIVPEPNDFTEADEQTLTEMRAYPAVISSSIERYRFREALGEMMNVARLGNKYLADEEPWKMVKENPERVKTQMFVALQVATALAVLAEPFLPFTSEKLKRMLGMHSSGNGVNDWEEVAKPQTILSPGTHLGQAELLFSKIEDEEIQKQIDKLEATKTANKAENKLMEPQKDLIQYEDFAKMDLRVGTILEAEKMPKANKLLILKIDTGLDVRTIVSGIAESFSPEDIIGKRVTVLVNLAPRNLRGTESQGMILMTNSPDGKLVFVNPDAEGVNNGETIN, from the coding sequence ATGTTACAAAATCAAATCCCAGGCCAGGGCAAAATGGGCGGCGCCAAACGATATACGGTTACGGCCGCATTGCCTTACACCAACGGCCCGATACACATCGGCCATCTTGCCGGCGTGTATGTGCCATCCGATATTTATTCGCGTTACCTTCGCCTGCAGGGCAGGGACGTCGCATTCATCTGCGGCAGCGACGAGCACGGCGTAGCGATCTCGATGAAGGCCAAAAAAGAGGGCATCACGCCGCAGCAGGTTATCGACAAATACGATGGGCTGATCCGGAAATCGTTTGCCGACTTCGGGATTTCTTTCGACAATTATTCGCGGACTTCATCGAAAATACACCATGAGACCGCGTCGGCATTTTTCAGGAAACTTTACGATAACGGGCAGTTCATTGAAGAAGTGACCGAACAGCTGTATGACGCTAAAGCCGAGCAGTTCCTGGCCGACCGTTTCGTGACGGGAACTTGTCCGAGATGCGGCAACGAGGAAGCTTATGGCGATCAATGTGAGCGTTGCGGCTCCACGTTAAATGCCACCGACCTGATCAACCCAAAATCGACCATCACCGGCGAAACGCCGATATTGAAAGAGACAAAGCATTGGTTCCTGCCGTTGGACCAATACGACGCCTTCCTCAAAGAATGGATCCTCAAAGACCACGCCAAGGACTGGAAAACCAATGTGCTGGGCCAGGTGAAAAGCTGGCTGGACGACGGACTGAAACCCCGTGCCGTCACCCGCGACCTTGACTGGGGCATACCCGTCCCTGTGGAAGGTGCTGAAGGGAAGGTACTGTACGTCTGGTTTGACGCGCCGATCGGTTACATTTCTTCGACCAAGGAATGGGCGGCGCGCGAAGGCAAAGACTGGGAACCCTACTGGAAAAGCAGCGATACCAAGCTCGTGCATTTTATCGGAAAGGACAATATCGTATTCCATTGCGTCATTTTTCCGGCGATGCTCCGGGCGGAAGGATCGTTTATTTTACCCGACAATGTACCGGCAAACGAATTCCTGAACCTCGAAGGCAATAAATTGTCCACCTCTAAAAACTGGGCGGTTTGGCTGCACGAGTACCTTGAGGATTTTCCCGGGAAGCAGGATGTTTTGCGGTACGCGCTGACGTCAAATGCACCCGAAACCAAAGACAATGATTTTACCTGGAAGGATTTCCAGGCCCGAAATAACAACGAGCTTGTGGCTATACTTGGGAATTTTATTAACCGTGTGGTGGTGTTGTCGCACAAGTATTACGACGGGATCGTTCCGGAGCCGAATGATTTTACGGAAGCTGACGAGCAGACATTGACTGAAATGCGCGCCTACCCGGCGGTGATTTCGAGCTCGATTGAACGTTACCGTTTCAGGGAAGCCCTGGGCGAAATGATGAACGTGGCGCGTTTGGGGAATAAATACCTCGCCGATGAAGAGCCCTGGAAAATGGTGAAAGAAAATCCCGAGCGTGTCAAGACACAAATGTTTGTCGCGTTGCAGGTCGCTACCGCGCTCGCTGTGCTTGCGGAACCCTTCCTGCCCTTCACGTCTGAAAAACTGAAACGCATGCTGGGGATGCACTCGAGCGGTAATGGCGTTAACGACTGGGAGGAAGTCGCCAAACCACAGACGATACTTTCTCCGGGAACACACTTGGGACAGGCCGAACTGCTTTTTTCCAAAATCGAAGACGAAGAGATCCAAAAGCAGATTGATAAACTGGAAGCGACTAAAACCGCCAATAAAGCAGAAAACAAGCTCATGGAACCACAAAAAGACCTGATCCAGTACGAGGATTTCGCGAAGATGGACCTGCGCGTAGGCACCATTCTTGAAGCCGAAAAGATGCCGAAGGCAAATAAACTCCTGATCTTGAAAATCGATACCGGGCTCGACGTGCGCACTATCGTGTCAGGTATTGCCGAAAGTTTTTCTCCGGAAGACATTATTGGCAAACGGGTCACCGTTTTGGTGAACCTCGCTCCGAGAAATCTCCGCGGCACTGAAAGCCAGGGCATGATTTTAATGACAAACAGTCCGGACGGGAAACTGGTTTTCGTAAATCCTGATGCCGAGGGCGTAAACAACGGTGAAACTATAAATTGA
- a CDS encoding S66 peptidase family protein, translating into MITPEFLKKGDTVGILATARKIELATLQPGIKLLESWGLHVVIGKTIGKEDHQLAGADWLRATDFQEMMDNPSIKAIWAGKGGYGTVRIVDRLDFTKFRKNPKWIIGFSDMTVLHSHINNMGIETLHALMAMNVKTATPDAIESLRKSLFGESLVYTLPAHPYNRMGKASGEVVGGNLSVLYSILGSRSEVDYKGKILFIEDLDEYLYHIDRMMMNLKRNGYFDGIKAVVVGGMTEMKDNDIPWGKDALQIIQDILKDYQIPVVYNFPAGHIKDNRAMILGKTVSIEVTQNGATVRFE; encoded by the coding sequence ATGATCACACCTGAATTTTTGAAGAAAGGCGATACCGTAGGCATATTGGCCACCGCCAGGAAAATAGAGCTGGCGACCTTGCAGCCGGGAATTAAATTGCTCGAAAGCTGGGGCCTCCATGTGGTGATCGGGAAAACCATCGGGAAGGAGGACCACCAGCTCGCAGGAGCCGACTGGCTTAGGGCGACCGACTTCCAGGAGATGATGGACAATCCGTCCATTAAGGCCATCTGGGCAGGAAAAGGTGGGTACGGCACTGTCCGGATCGTGGACCGATTAGATTTTACCAAATTCCGCAAGAACCCTAAATGGATTATCGGATTCAGTGATATGACCGTACTGCACAGCCACATTAACAACATGGGTATTGAAACGCTGCACGCGCTGATGGCAATGAATGTAAAGACCGCGACCCCGGACGCCATTGAGTCCCTGCGGAAGTCCCTTTTCGGGGAATCACTTGTCTATACTCTGCCGGCACATCCGTATAACAGGATGGGAAAGGCCTCCGGGGAAGTCGTCGGTGGGAACCTTTCGGTGCTGTACAGCATACTGGGCTCCCGATCAGAGGTCGATTACAAAGGCAAAATCCTTTTCATAGAGGACCTGGACGAGTACCTGTACCACATCGACCGCATGATGATGAACCTGAAGCGCAACGGTTATTTCGACGGGATCAAAGCCGTTGTAGTAGGCGGTATGACAGAAATGAAGGACAACGACATCCCGTGGGGCAAGGACGCGCTGCAAATCATACAGGACATCCTCAAAGATTATCAAATCCCCGTCGTCTATAACTTTCCCGCCGGGCATATTAAGGACAACCGCGCCATGATTTTAGGTAAAACGGTTTCGATTGAGGTCACCCAAAACGGAGCGACAGTCCGTTTTGAATAA
- a CDS encoding YraN family protein yields MASHNELGKLGEELAVAFLQKEGYDILETNWAFQKAEIDVIARKENTLAIVEVKTRSSLDFGLPQDAVNSKKIKLLVKAVNQYVEENDLDVLVRFDIVAIHAVKNQFVIDHLEDAFYHF; encoded by the coding sequence ATGGCATCACACAACGAATTAGGAAAACTCGGAGAAGAACTGGCTGTAGCGTTCCTGCAAAAAGAAGGGTATGACATCCTGGAAACCAACTGGGCATTCCAAAAAGCTGAGATCGACGTAATCGCCCGTAAAGAGAATACACTCGCCATCGTGGAAGTCAAGACCCGCTCTTCGCTGGATTTCGGGTTGCCGCAGGATGCTGTGAATTCAAAAAAAATCAAACTTCTCGTGAAGGCAGTCAATCAGTATGTTGAGGAAAACGATCTGGATGTTTTAGTGCGCTTTGACATCGTAGCCATCCACGCGGTTAAAAATCAATTCGTTATTGACCATCTCGAAGACGCATTCTATCACTTTTAG
- a CDS encoding aspartate kinase produces the protein MKTISAVVENYIKTKPFLLSALSQGIINLTSLSRNMLPELQAELGKDVKQGAIVMALKRLSEDLDFRLNHKIVKVLKNLGEITVRSSLSDFTFAVSDTILNKQAELISEINSYSDIFYTSSRGVSETNIVVSDSVSHLVDKHFSGERLLHKFDNLASITIKLPKDNVSTPGVYYFIFQRLAWEGIIINEVISTSYEFTVLVSEDDVDVAFKVIKDLKSL, from the coding sequence ATGAAAACAATTTCTGCTGTAGTCGAAAACTACATCAAGACCAAGCCATTTCTTTTAAGTGCGCTGTCGCAGGGCATCATCAACCTGACATCACTTTCCCGCAATATGCTGCCCGAACTCCAGGCAGAACTGGGCAAGGATGTCAAACAGGGCGCGATTGTCATGGCACTCAAAAGGCTTTCGGAAGACCTCGATTTCCGGCTGAACCACAAAATCGTGAAAGTTCTCAAAAACCTCGGCGAGATCACCGTGCGCTCATCGCTGTCTGATTTTACATTTGCGGTTTCGGACACCATTTTAAACAAGCAGGCCGAATTGATTTCAGAAATCAACTCCTATTCCGATATCTTTTACACTTCCTCGCGCGGCGTGAGTGAAACCAATATTGTGGTGAGTGACAGCGTCAGCCATCTCGTCGACAAGCATTTTTCGGGCGAAAGGCTGTTGCATAAGTTCGACAATCTGGCGTCAATTACCATAAAACTCCCCAAAGATAACGTGTCGACGCCCGGCGTTTATTATTTCATATTCCAGAGGCTGGCATGGGAAGGCATCATTATCAATGAAGTGATTTCGACTTCGTATGAATTTACCGTGCTGGTAAGTGAAGACGATGTGGATGTGGCATTTAAGGTGATAAAGGACCTGAAATCTTTATAA